The genomic interval CCGGTGGCATAGATGTGAGGGTGGCAGGGGAGCAGGAGAACCGCCACGCCAGGTTCGTGGGTGCAAGCTTCGCGGCGGACCTGGCCGTGGTCAAAGTCGACCAGACCAGGGGGCTCACCCCGGCACCGCTGGTGAACTCCGACCGTCTGCAAGTGGGCAGCGAGGTGATCGCGCTGGGCTCGCCGAAGGCTTTGCAGGAAACGACGAGGTTGGTTGCAGTCACCGCGCTCCACCGGCTGATCACGGTTCCTCCTCCCGCCTTCGCCGGTGAGCACGAACGACGAGCCACCTACCGGGCGATCCAGATCGACACCGCCTTGCCCGCACGCGACGTGGCGTTGCGCCGGGCCGGCTCGGGTGGCGGGTTGGTGGACCTGCAGGGCCGCCTGGTGGGGCTGCGGTC from Actinopolymorpha sp. NPDC004070 carries:
- a CDS encoding trypsin-like peptidase domain-containing protein: MAALTAVFLAVVGAVTVVGLKSRSMGQQVVAEQTLRQGFQLDPTAMRVPLIVSAVRSSVVEVCAQSAHGMSTGSGIVASDSGLVLTNFHLVARATSAGGIDVRVAGEQENRHARFVGASFAADLAVVKVDQTRGLTPAPLVNSDRLQVGSEVIALGSPKALQETTRLVAVTALHRLITVPPPAFAGEHERRATYRAIQIDTALPARDVALRRAGSGGGLVDLQGRLVGLRSSLYRPAHGRPAAGQDLALPINEVERLTALATAAYG